The genomic stretch GTAGGAGCAAACTATTTGAAACTGCCGGTTAATGCACCGAAAGCCCCTGTACACACCAATCAGCATCGTGGGCAAATGGATACACGCGATCCGCAAGAATCTGGTGATGACCCACATATCAATTATGAGCCATCCATGCTTGGCGGTTATCAGGAAGCGAATAAAGAAGAACGTGTACCACACCGTCCAACCTATAACGCTGCAGCAATGACCGCACCAATTGATCGTCCTAACAATTACGGTCAAGCAGGAGAAACATACCGTAGTTTAGAGGATTGGGAGCGGGAGGAACTGATCAAAAATCTTTCTGACGCATTAACAGTATGTGATAAATCTATCCAAGATGCCATGGTCGAACACTTTACGCAAGCAGATGAAGAATACGGCCGTCGTGTGAAAGAAGGCATTGAAGCAAAATTAAAAGAGATCAAGGAAAATAACCAGGAAGATCAACTTCCTGGAAGAGAATCAGGGAAAACAAAGTTTGGACAAGGTTCCTTATCTGCAAACGAAGCAACAGAAGATGCAGTGGAAGAAAGTCGAGAATCAGATCGTTATTAATTAGTTAATCGAAAAAGTCGCCAATCTTGGCGGCTTTTTTTGTGTGTATAATGGTTCCAGTTGATTTTTACTTGTACTTATAGTCAGCTTATATTTATTTATAGATAAGGCAAAATTCCCTCTCTAAATAAACAGTTAAAGCATCAATAGGAGTTACTATTTTTACATGTGAATTAGATTGGATAAGCGTTGCAGCATCAACCATAGATAGTTGTGGAAAAGCAATAACTCCACTAGCTTCTGCATTAAGTACATGTTCGATTATCGCTTTCGTGTAATCGTTTTTTCTGTTAGCCATAATAAGCTGAAATGCGTTAGGAATGATTTCAAATAAATACCTCTTGCTGTTTGCTTTATCGTTCACTGAATACAGTCGGTCCATGGTTCCTTGGACTGTATCTGGATTCGTAAAGTACAATCTGGCAGTTTCATATCTGTCTAACTCATGAAAGAATGGCTCATCAATTTTTATGATTGGAATATCTATGTTAATGTCTGTCGGTAAATAGAGAATATAGTTCGTACAGGTAATAAGGATAGCGTCTGGATTAGTTGAGCTTATCCAATGTATTTGTTCCTCGACCTTGCGATATGGATTAAATGATTGATTTTCTTTAAAATGATGCATCAGGGCTGGGTCTGTAAAGTGTGTTAAAGCAACATCGTAGGGAGCCAAAGCTTTCTCAATATAGTTTATATTCGAATAATGGGCATGTAAGCATGCTATATGCAAATGATCACTCCGCAAATTTGTGTTATGTATTTTTTCCTAGGATTAATAACACCTTCGACAAGTTCTGTCAGGAAACCTCTATAAAAATAGCTATTGCTGATTCTCTGTTATAATAGACTTAAATCGTGGTCAAGAAAGGCTTAAATAATGATAACTCAAAACAAAGCACAACCAGAATACCTATACACGTACGCACATGGGCTCGAAGAAGATTCTCTTTGTGGATTAGAACAAAGAGCCCTTTTCGGGGAAGAAACAGACAACCTTATAAAAAGTACGAAAAATATAGATCCAAGCAGAAGTCCGTTTATAAAGGGAAGACTTTCGATTCTTTATACAGCTGATACAGTTGAAGCTATTTCCAAACAAGTGGAACAGATAGAGCTGCATGACCAAACGTTTAAGGTGCTTTACCTGAAAATAAATGACCTTCCTGATGATCAAAAAATTGAATTTGCACAAAGACGGGAAATTGAGAGAGAAATTGGCTGGAACATTGTCGGAGAGGCAGATATGCATAATCCTGACATTCTATTTGGTATTGTTCCGTTTCAAGGGCGCTGGTATTTCGGTGCCTACCAGGAAAGCGAATCTGTGTGGCTGCATCATGTAAAGAAACCGCAGGAATACTCCACTGCACTAAGCACACGTTTGGCCAGAGCGGTTGTCAATATAGCAGTTCCTGACCCATTAGGTGTCCGTGTGATCGATCCGTGCTGCGGAATAGGGACGGTGCTCGTTGAAGCGCTCTCGATGAATATTCCAATTATCGGATCGGATCGAAATCCTTTAGTAGTCAAAGGAGCTAGAGAGAATATTGTCCATTTTGATTACCAAGGGCAAGCAGAAGTAAAAGACATTGCAGACGAACAAGGCCATTATGATGTGGCAATTGTAGATATGCCATACAACATTTATTCCCGAGCAACAACGGAAGAGCAGTATACAATTATTAAGCACGCCAGAAGAATAGCGGATAAAATGGTTATTCTAACGATTGAAAATATGGACGAGATGATTCTAAAAGCAGGCTTCACCATAGTGGATCGCGGTGTGGCGAATAAAGGTGTGAAAGCCCTGTTTTCGAGGCAGGTACTTGTATGCGAGTAAAAAACCATCCTAACTATTGTCTGGACATAAATTGAGGTAAACCCCTGATGAGCTATAGCTATCAGGGGTTTTATTGCATACATTAGGCTATTTTCACATAATGGTTTCGAAATTGACATAACAACATATCGTTGGTATAAATTGGTTGAATACAAAATTGGGGTATTCTCTTGAGTTATAAGAACTTCTTTAAAGGTCCTGCTGCTATAAGTACTTTGTGCGCTTTATGTTCGTTAACTTTAGGGCTAACAAATTTCTTGCTCATAAAGTTAACTCTTGAATTCTGGAAGGAATTAAGATTTCTTGTTGATGGCGTTATCACCATTATACTAATCACCTCCTTGATTGCCTTTCTGTTTTCTTTGTTTGTCCATGATAGAAAAGTGAGACTGCCACTTATTATATCAACTGCGGTTATAGGTCTTGTATTAACTCCTCTTACAATGATAACT from Terribacillus sp. DMT04 encodes the following:
- a CDS encoding TRM11 family methyltransferase, whose amino-acid sequence is MTQNKAQPEYLYTYAHGLEEDSLCGLEQRALFGEETDNLIKSTKNIDPSRSPFIKGRLSILYTADTVEAISKQVEQIELHDQTFKVLYLKINDLPDDQKIEFAQRREIEREIGWNIVGEADMHNPDILFGIVPFQGRWYFGAYQESESVWLHHVKKPQEYSTALSTRLARAVVNIAVPDPLGVRVIDPCCGIGTVLVEALSMNIPIIGSDRNPLVVKGARENIVHFDYQGQAEVKDIADEQGHYDVAIVDMPYNIYSRATTEEQYTIIKHARRIADKMVILTIENMDEMILKAGFTIVDRGVANKGVKALFSRQVLVCE